The following are encoded in a window of Phaseolus vulgaris cultivar G19833 chromosome 3, P. vulgaris v2.0, whole genome shotgun sequence genomic DNA:
- the LOC137807450 gene encoding CBL-interacting serine/threonine-protein kinase 6-like has protein sequence MSEKEKEKEKGVSEGSTLLHGKYELGRVLGHGTFAKVYHARNLKTGQHVAMKVVGKEKVIKVGMMEQVKREISVMKMVKHSNIVELHEVMASKSKIYIAMELVRGGELFNKVSKGRLKEDVARLYFQQLISAVDFCHSRGVYHRDLKPENLLLDEHGKLKVSDFGLTAFADHLKEDGLLHTTCGTPAYVSPEVIAKKGYDGAKADIWSCGVILYVLLAGFLPFQDDNLVAMYKKIYRGDFKCPPWFSVEARRLVTRLLDPNPNTRISISKVVESSWFKKPVPRKVEDVAEMDLEEKCETPATMNAFHIISLSEGFDLSPLFEEKKREEMRFATAGTPSSVISRLEEVAKAGKFDMKSSETKVRLQGQERGRKGKLAIAADIYSVTPSFMVVEVKKDNGDTLEYNQFCSKQLRPALKDIFWNSPQNSTPAIVLE, from the coding sequence ATGagtgagaaagagaaagagaaagagaaaggggTGAGCGAGGGATCGACGTTGTTGCACGGAAAGTACGAGCTGGGGAGGGTGTTGGGGCATGGAACGTTCGCGAAGGTGTACCACGCGCGGAACCTGAAGACGGGGCAGCACGTGGCGATGAAGGTGGTGGGGAAGGAGAAGGTGATAAAAGTGGGGATGATGGAGCAGGTAAAGAGGGAGATCTCGGTTATGAAGATGGTGAAGCACTCAAACATCGTGGAACTCCACGAAGTCATGGCCAGCAAGTCCAAGATCTACATCGCCATGGAGCTCGTGCGCGGCGGAGAGCTCTTCAACAAGGTCTCCAAAGGTCGGTTGAAGGAGGACGTCGCCAGACTCTACTTCCAGCAGCTGATTTCCGCCGTCGACTTCTGCCACAGCCGCGGCGTCTACCACCGCGACCTCAAGCCGGAGAACCTCCTCCTCGACGAACACGGCAAGCTCAAGGTCTCCGACTTCGGACTCACCGCCTTCGCCGACCACCTCAAAGAGGATGGGCTGCTGCACACCACGTGCGGCACGCCCGCGTACGTGTCGCCGGAGGTCATAGCGAAAAAAGGGTATGACGGTGCCAAGGCTGATATATGGTCATGTGGGGTCATCCTCTACGTACTCCTCGCAGGGTTTTTACCCTTTCAGGATGATAATTTGGTTGCCATGTATAAGAAAATTTACAGAGGGGACTTCAAGTGTCCACCTTGGTTTTCCGTCGAGGCGCGAAGGCTTGTTACCAGACTCCTCGACCCCAACCCGAATACCCGGATCAGTATCTCTAAAGTCGTGGAGTCTTCCTGGTTTAAGAAACCGGTGCCGAGAAAGGTGGAAGACGTGGCGGAGATGGATTTGGAAGAGAAGTGTGAGACGCCCGCCACCATGAACGCGTTTCACATAATCTCGTTGTCAGAGGGGTTCGATTTGTCGCCCCTGTTTGAGGAGAAGAAGAGGGAGGAGATGAGGTTCGCGACGGCTGGGACGCCCAGCAGCGTGATATCGCGGCTAGAGGAGGTGGCGAAGGCGGGGAAGTTCGATATGAAAAGTAGCGAGACGAAGGTGAGGCTTCAGGGGCAGGAGCGTGGGAGGAAGGGAAAGCTGGCGATTGCGGCGGATATTTACTCCGTGACTCCGTCGTTTATGGTGGTTGAAGTGAAGAAGGACAATGGGGATACCTTGGAGTACAACCAGTTCTGCAGCAAGCAGCTTCGTCCTGCGCTTAAAGACATCTTCTGGAATTCcccacagaattccacacctgCCATAGTGCTTGAATGA